A DNA window from Patagioenas fasciata isolate bPatFas1 chromosome 1, bPatFas1.hap1, whole genome shotgun sequence contains the following coding sequences:
- the SLITRK1 gene encoding SLIT and NTRK-like protein 1: MLLWILLLETSLCFAAGNVTGDVCKEKICACNEIEGDLHVDCEKKGFTSLQHFTAPTSQFYHLFLHGNSLTRLFPNEFANFYNAVSLHMENNGLHEIVPGAFLGLQLVKRLHINNNKIKSFRKQTFLGLDDLEYLQADFNLLRDIDPGAFRDLNKLEVLILNDNLISTLPPNVFQYVPITHLDLRGNRLKTLPYEEVLEQIPGIAEILLEDNPWDCTCDLLSLKEWLENIPKNALIGRVICEAPTRLQGKDLNETTEQELCKKNRVDSSLAAPPAEEETCDPGPIPTPFKIHGKEDPATPGSGPNGGTKIPVNWQIKTRPTAAVSTVSAKSKLQATVSCPQICSCDQIPGSGLKVNCNDRNVSSLVDLKPKPSNVQELFLRDNKIHTIRKSHFLDYRKLNLLDLGNNNIATVENNTFKNLFDLRWLYMDSNYLDTLSREKFAGLQNLEYLNVEFNGIQLIMPGTFNAMPKLRVLILNNNLLRSLPVDVFAGVSLSKLSIHNNYFMYLPVAGVLDQLTSITQIDLHGNPWDCTCPIVPFKQWAEMLRPKVIMSDLRCESPEDFFKEDFESLSNDVICPQLKILPTLTSTNKNSTGLTETGTHSNSYLETSRVSISVLVPGLLLVFVTSAFTVVGMLVFILRNRKRSKRRDANSSASEINSLQTVCDSSYWHNGPYTADGAHRVYDCGSHSLSD, encoded by the coding sequence atgctgctttggatTCTGTTGCTGGAGACGTCTCTTTGTTTTGCTGCTGGAAACGTTACAGGGGACGTTTGCAAAGAGAAGATCTGCGCCTGCAACGAGATAGAAGGGGATTTGCACGTAGACTGTGAGAAAAAGGGATTTACCAGCCTCCAACATTTCACCGCCCCAACTTCCCAGTTTTACCATTTATTCCTGCATGGAAATTCCCTGACTCGACTTTTCCCTAATGAGTTTGCTAACTTTTACAATGCAGTCAGTTTGCACATGGAAAACAACGGTTTGCATGAGATTGTTCCTGGGGCTTTCCTTGGGCTGCAGCTGGTGAAACGCTTGCACATAAACAACAACAAGATCAAATCGTTCAGGAAGCAGACTTTCCTGGGTCTGGACGATCTGGAATACCTCCAGGCAGATTTTAATCTATTGCGGGATATTGACCCGGGAGCATTTAGGGACTTAAACAAGCTAGAGGTGCTGATTTTAAATGACAATCTCATCAGCACCTTGCCCCCCAATGTGTTTCAGTATGTGCCGATCACCCACCTCGACCTCCGGGGAAACCGTCTTAAAACCTTGCCttatgaggaggtcctggagcagatcccAGGCATTGCTGAAATCCTTCTAGAGGATAACCCGTGGGACTGCACTTGTGATCTGCTGTCGTTGAAGGAATGGCTGGAAAACATACCCAAAAATGCTTTGATCGGCAGAGTGATTTGTGAGGCTCCCACTAGGTTGCAGGGCAAAGATTTAAATGAGACCACAGAGCAAGAGCTGTGCAAAAAGAACAGAGTGGATTCTAGCCTAGCTGCTCCCCCTGCCGAAGAAGAAACCTGTGATCCTGGTCCCATTCCAACCCCCTTTAAAATACATGGCAAAGAAGACCCTGCCACACCAGGATCTGGTCCAAACGGAGGTACAAAGATTCCTGTCAACTGGCAAATCAAGACCAGACCCACTGCTGCCGTGTCGACTGTTAGTGCAAAGAGCAAACTACAAGCTACCGTGTCCTGCCCACAGATCTGCAGCTGTGACCAGATTCCTGGCTCGGGTTTAAAGGTTAATTGCAATGACAGGAATGTGAGCAGCTTGGTGGATTTGAAGCCCAAGCCGTCCAATGTGCAGGAGCTGTTTCTGAGAGACAACAAAATACACACCATCAGGAAATCCCACTTTCTGGATTACCGGAAACTTAATTTACTCGACCTGGGCAACAACAACATTGCCACAGTTGAGAACAACACATTCAAGAACCTCTTTGATCTTCGATGGCTCTACATGGATAGCAACTACTTAGACACCCTGTCCCGGGAGAAATTTGCTGGGCTGCAAAACCTGGAGTACCTGAACGTGGAGTTTAATGGGATCCAGCTGATCATGCCCGGCACCTTCAATGCAATGCCCAAACTGAGAGTCCTCATCCTCAACAACAACCTGCTGAGGTCTCTCCCAGTAGATGTGTTTGCTGGTGTCTCACTTTCCAAGCTGAGTATACACAACAATTATTTCATGTACCTCCCGGTGGCAGGGGTGCTGGACCAGCTCACCTCCATCACCCAGATTGACCTGCACGGCAACCCGTGGGACTGTACGTGCCCTATCGTGCCTTTCAAGCAGTGGGCGGAAATGCTGCGCCCCAAGGTGATTATGAGCGACCTAAGGTGCGAGTCCCCTGAAGATTTCTTCAAGGAGGATTTTGAGTCTCTTTCCAATGATGTGATTTGTCCTCAGTTAAAAATCTTGCCCACATTAACTTCTACTAATAAAAACAGCACTGGGTTGACAGAGACAGGTACTCACTCCAACTCATACTTGGAGACCAGTCGAGTCTCTATTTCGGTGCTGGTGCCAGGGCTCCTGCTGGTTTTTGTGACCTCTGCCTTCACGGTGGTTGGCATGCTGGTGTTCATCCTGAGGAACAGAAAGCGGTCCAAGAGGAGGGACGCCAactcctctgcatctgaaatcaactCCTTGCAGACGGTCTGCGACTCGTCCTACTGGCACAACGGGCCCTATACCGCTGATGGGGCCCACAGGGTTTATGATTGCGGCTCCCACTCTCTGTCGGACTGA